A region of the Paracoccaceae bacterium genome:
GTAGATCGAAAAGACCAGCCCGAAATAGTCGAACCCCGCGCCCTGCGGCAGCGCCTGCCACGCCCAGGCCGAGGCATAGTCGAAGACGATCGCCACCGGCGCGGGGGGCGGCGCGGGAACCTCGGGCGCGTCGGCCAGTTCGCGCGCGACCTTGCCCGCCTCGTGCCGGGCGGGGGCGGGGGCATCGTCGGGGCGCAACAGGCCCGCGTGATGCTGTTCCTGGCCGAAGGGCAACTGGCGCCAGCGGAACCAGCACACCGTCTCGGCGCCGTGGGCAAAGGCCTCCCACGCCCAGAGGCGGACCATGCCCGGCAGCGGGTCGGGGTTGTGCGGCGCCCAGTTCACCGGGCCGGGCTGCTGTTCCATCACCCACCACCGGCCCCGACCGACCGACCGGTAGAGATCGTGGTGAAACGCCTGATAGTCGGGGTCACCCTGCCGGGCGAACATCCGTTTGTGTTCGGCATCCGCCGGAACGCGGTCGGACAGGAAACCCAGCGGATAGCTGTCCCATCCGGCGATGTCGAGATCGGCACCGGTGGCGTAATGGTCGAAATCGGTGATGCCGCCCATGTAGTTGTGGGCGACCGGCGCGGACGAATGGCGGCGGATCGCGGCGACCTGGGCGCGGCTGAACGCCGCCACCCGGTCCGAGGCGAAGCGCCGGAAATCCAGCCAGTGCGCCGGGTTGGACTGGGTCACGGCCTGGTTCGGCAGGCCGATGTCGTCAAAGCCGCGATAGTCCATCGACCAGAACACATTGCCCCAGGCCTGGTTGAGCGCCTGCACCGACCCGTAGCGCAGCGCCAGCCAGTCGCGGAACGCGCTGCGCGCCGCGTCCGACCAGGACAGCGTGGTGTCATGGCAGCCGTATTCGTTGTCGACCTGCCAGGCCGCGACATGGGGGTTGCCACCGTAGCGTTCAGCCAGGATCGTGACGATCCGTTCACATTCGGCCAGATAGCCCGGATGGCTGAAATCATAGTGGCGGCGGCTGCCGAACCCCCTCTGGCGCCCGTCGCGGTCCACTGGCAGCATGTCGGGATGCCGGTCGAGCATCCAGCGCGGCGGCGCGGCGGTGGGCGTGCCCAGAACCACCTTCAGGCCGTGGTCGCCCAGCGTGGCGATGGCGCGGTCGAGCCAGCCGAGTTCCAGACGCCCGGGTTCCGGCTCGATCCGTGACCAGGCGAATTCGCCGATCCGCACCCGGGACAGGCCGACGCGGCGCATCCGCGCGGCATCGGCGGCCCACATGCCTTCGGGCCAGTGCTCGGGGTAATAGCAGACGCCCAGCGACCGCTTCACAGCAGGACCCGGTGTTCCGGCAGGCCACGGGCGACGTTGGTCGCGGCAAAGGTGGCGCCCGCGTCGGGATGGGCGGCGCGGGCGGCGGCGGACATGCCCTGAAGCGCGGTGGTGCAATAGAGCGTGGTGCCCCCGAAGGCCGGGCAGGAGGTGTGCGGGGCATCGAAGGCGACGGTCGACAGGCGCGCGCCGTCGGGGCCATAGGCCGCCACCCGCGCCGCGCCCCATTCGGCCAGCCAGAACCGGCCGTCGGCATCGAACACCGCGCCATCGGGGTTCAGCCCCTCGGCCGTCAGGTCCAGGAACACCTCGGGCGTACCCTGGGGCCAACCCTCGGCATCCAGCGCGACGCGCCAGACCTTGCCGCGCGCGGTGTCGGCAAAGGTTGCGGTGCGGCCGTCGGGGGCGAAGGCGATGGCGTTCGAGATGCTGATGTCGGGATAGAGCCGCCGCAGCGTGCCGCGGTGCCAGCGCCAGATCGCGCCCAGCCCGGGCTCGGCCGCCTTGCCCATCGTGCCGATCCAGAATCCGCCCTGCGGGTCGGCGCGCCCGTCGTTCGACCGCGTGGCCGGATTGCCCGCGTCGAGCGGGCACAGGTGCACGCGCATGCCGCTTTCGATATCGAACTGGAACAGTTCACGCTCGGAGGCGATGAGCAGGCCGTCCGGCCCGGTCCATCCGGCGGCCGAGACCATGTCGGGAAAGTGCCATTCCTGCGCCTCCTCGCCCTTGCGGGTCAGCAGGCGGCGCCCGGTGATGTCGAACCAGAACAGCTGTTCGCGGCGCGGGTGCCACAGCGGGCCCTCGCCCAGCGTGCAGGCTCTTGCGTCAAAGATCATGCTGCCTCCCATGCCGCCACCAGCGCGCGGGCGCGGGTGCCGACCTCGTCCGCCGTCATGCCGGGTGTGTAGAGCGCGGTGCCGATGCCCGCGCCATCGGCGCCCGCGCGGCGCCATTCGGCAAAGTTCGCAGCCCCGGCGCCGCCCACCGCATAGACCGGCAGCCCCGGCGGCAGCACGGCGCGCAGCGCGCGCAGGCCGTCCGGCCCGATCAGGCTGGCGGGAAACAGCTTCAGCCCCGTCGCCCCGGCCGCGATGGCGGCGAAGCATTCGGTCGGCGTCATGGCACCGGGCCAGCTTTCCATGCCCCGGGCGCGGGTTGCGGCGATCACGGCGGGGTCGGTGTTGGGCGACACCACCAGCGTGCCCCCGGCATCGGCCACCTCGGCCACCTCGGCCGTGGTCAGCACGGTCCCCGCGCCGATCTGCGTCCCCGGGAAGGCCCGGACCATGGCGGCGATCGACGTCATCGGATGGGGCGAGTTCAGCGGCACCTCGATGCGGGTGATGCCCGCACCGATCAGGGCGCGGCCGATCGGCAGCGCCTCGGGCGGGGTCAGGCCGCGCAGGATGGCAATCAGGGGGCGATGCGTCATGGCCAGGTCCTTGCAGGGGTTCGGGCGGCGGCAAGACCGGCCAGCGTGGCCTGACGCACCGGCAGGCGGCGCGGCGCGTTGCCCTGCGCCGCCAGCGCGCGGGCATAGAGCGCCGCGAGCCGGTCATCGCCCAGGATCACCACGGGCTGACCCAGCCACCAGGGGCGCGATGCCGCAAGGTCAAGCCCGATCAGCAGTCCCGACAGCCGCGCCCGCGCCACCGCCGGGTCAAGCCCGGACAGCAGCGCCTCGGCCCTAAGGCCGAACAGCCGCGCGGTCACGCGACCCGGATGCGCCATGGCGTCGGCCAGCGCCGCGTCGAAGGCCGCATCGGTCTGGTCGGCCGTCGCGTCACCGGCGCCGCCAAGGCTGTGGCGCAGCACCGACTGGCCCGACAGCAGCGCGAACAGTTCCCCCGTCATCACGGTCTGGAAGCTGACCACCTCGGCCGCCGAGACATGGGCCCATTTGTTGTGCGTGCCGGGCAGGCAGAACACGCCGTCGAATCCGGGCAGCAGGGACAGCGCCCCGGCGATCTGGGTTTCCTCGCCCCGCATCACATCGGGCGGCGCGGCCTGCATCAGCCCCGGCACCAGCGTCACCCGCAGGCGGGCGTCGCGCACCGGAACGGCGACCAGCGCGTCGGGGTCAAGCGGGGCGCAGGGCACCGCGCGATAGGGTGCCTCGTGCCAGCCCTGGCGGCTGCCTGCCATGCCGCAGAGCCGCACATCGACCGGCCCGTCGCCCAGCCAGGGCGCGACCAGGCGCAGCAGCGCCGGTTCGAAGCCATCGGGCGCAAGGCCGCCCATGCCGTCGGCGCTGGCGGCCTCGTCCAGCACGGTGCTGCCCTGCATCGCCCAGACGCGCAGGTGCGACGTGCCCCAGTCCACCGCCAGCCATTCGGGGCCGGTTCCTGCCTGCCCCGTCATCCGGTCACCACCACGCCACCGTCGATCACCATGCATTGCCCGGTCATCATGCGGGATGCGCGGCTGGCCAGGAACAGGCATCCCCCGGCCACATCGTCGGGCGCCAGGCTTTCGGGGATGCACTGGCGTTTCAGGAATCCGGCCACCGCGTCGGGCGTGGCCCAGAGCCGCCGCTGTTTCTCGGTCAGCACCCAGCCCGGGGCCAGCGCGTTGACCCGCACCCCCCTTGGCCCGAATTCGCGGGCGAGGCTGCGGGTCATGCCGGTGATCGCGGCATTGGCGGCCATGTAGGGCAGATAGCCGGTATCGGCCATCATGTAGCTGATCGAGGAAAAGTTCACGATCGCCCCGCCGCCCGCCGCGATCATGCCCGGAATCACCGCCTGCGCCGCAAAGAAATAGGCCCGCAGGTTCACCGCCTGGCTGGCGTCCCACTGCTCGGGCGTGATCGACAGCGTCTCCATCCGCAGGTCGTCGGCGGCGTTGTTGACCAGCACGGTGACCGGCCCGTGGGCCGCGGCCGCGCGGTCGAGCGTCGCGCGCAGGGCCGCGGTGTCGGTGATGTCGCAGGCAATCCCCAGCGGGCGGCTTCCGGTGGCCGCCGCCATGGCATCGCAGAAGGCTGCCGGATCGCTGCGCTGACAGAACGCCACCCGCGCCCCCTGGCGCAGGAACGCCTCGGTCAGGGCCGCGCCGATTCCCGACCCGCCGCCGGTCACGAAGACCGAGGCGCCGCGAAGGTCGGGAAAGACGGGAAGGTCCTGCATGGCGCTGCATCCGGTCGCAAGGGTCGGGGCTGCAACATGGATAGGTCAAGCCATCCGAAAGGGCTAGGGGTCCGCCGCCATGCAGTCCCGCGATCAGGCCCGGTGATAGGGCGACCCGGCGAGGATCGTCGCCGCGCGATACAGTTGTTCCGCCAGCATCACCCGCACCAGCATGTGCGGCCAGACCATCGCGCCGAAGGACAGCACCAGATCGGCGCGGACGCGCAGCGCGGGGTCAAGCCCGTCGGCCCCGCCGATCAGCAGCGCGGCATCGCCGCGCCCGGCATCGCGCCAGCCCGCCAGCAGCGCCGCGAATTCGGGGCTGGCCATGGTGCGGCCGCGTTCGTCCAGCGCCACCACCGCCGCGCCGGGCGGAACCGCGCGGGCCAGCAGCGCGCCCTCGGCCGCCATGCCGCCGCCCCGCCGGTCCTCGACCTCGTGCAGGGTGGCGGGGCCAAGGCCCAGCGCGCGCCCGGTCTTGCCGAAGCGGTCGAGATAGTCGTCAAGCAATGTCCGCTCGGGCCCGGGGCGCAACCGCCCCACCGCGCAGATATGCACCCGCATCAGGCGCGCTGCGGCCTTTGCAGCGCGGCCGGCAGCCACATCTTCTCAAGCTGGTAGAACTCGCGGACCTCGGGGCGGAAGACATGCACGATGACATCGCCGGTGTCGATCAGCACCCAGTCCCCGGCCTCCTTGCCTTCCATCTTGGACAGGATGCCGAATCCCTGTTTCAGCCGGTCGGCCAGCTTTTCCGCGATGGCCGCCACCTGCCGCGACGAGCGGCCCTGGCAGATCACCATGTAGTCGGCCATGTCGGACCGGCCCCGCAGGTCGATCTGCACGACATCCTCGGCCTTGTCGTCGTCGAGCGAGGCCATCACGGCGGCAAGGACCTGTTCGGACGTATGCTCTGCGGTCATGGTCACGCGGGTGGCGCGGGGTCCGACCGGAAGCCCGGTCGACGGATCTGAATGCGACAGGACATCGTCCTCCAATGGTCGGCGCCGCTTTGTCCCCGGCGCCCGGTCAGGCCTGAGCCTATCACCTGCACCGGCCGACCTCAACCATGGGTGGCGACCGCCTTGCCCTGCGGGGGATTCGCGCGTATCACGCGGGCATGATCCGCTTCTTCGACATGGCCGACCATGCCCGCCTGCCCTGGCGCTTCGTCCGCGAGGGTCGGTCGGTGCTCGCGCGACTTCGCTGAGCTGCCGTTGCGGGTTCGCCCGCCTGCCTGCCATTCACAGCCATTCCTGACGGGAACCGAGCCATGACCGCTCCGAAAACGCTCTATGACAAGATCTGGGACGCCCATGTGGTGCACGAGTCCGATGACGGCACCTGCCTGCTGTATATCGACCGCCACCTGGTGCATGAGGTGACCAGCCCGCAGGCCTTCGAGGGCCTGCGGATGACCGGCCGCAAGGTGCGCGCGCCGGAAAAGACCATCGCGGTGCCCGACCACAACGTGCCCACCACGGCCGGCCGCGACACGGTGATCGAGAACGAGGAAAGCCGCATCCAGGTCGAGGCGCTGGACAGGAACGCGCGTGACTTCGGCATCCACTATTACCCGGTGTCGGACATCCGGCAGGGCATCGTGCATATCGTCGGCCCCGAACAGGGCTGGACGCTGCCGGGGATGACGGTGGTCTGCGGCGACAGCCACACCGCGACCCACGGCGCCTTCGGCGCGCTGGCGCATGGCATCGGCACGTCCGAGGTGGAGCATGTTCTGGCCACCCAGACGCTGATCCAGAAGAAATCGAAGAACATGAAGGTCGAGATCACCGGGTCGCTGCGCCCCGGCGTCACCGCCAAGGACATCACCCTGTCCGTGATCGGCCATACCGGCACGGCGGGCGGCACCGGCCATGTGATCGAATACTGCGGCCATGCGATCCGCGAGCTTTCCATCGAGGGCCGCATGACCGTCTGCAACATGGCGATCGAGGGCGGCGCGCGGGCGGGCCTGATCGCGCCGGACGAAAAGACCTATGCCTATGTGATGGGGCGCCCCCACGCGCCCAAGGGCGCCAAGTGGGAGGCCGCGCTGGCCTGGTGGAAAACCCTCTTTACCGACGAGGGCGCGCATTTCGACAAGGTGGTGACGATCCGGGCCGAGGATATCGCCCCGGTCGTGACCTGGGGCACCAGCCCCGAGGACGTGCTGCCGATCACCGGCACCGTGCCCGCGCCCGAGGACTTCACCGGCGGCAAGGTCGAGGCGGTGAAGCGCAGCCTTGACTACATGGGCCTGAAACCCGGCCAGAAGCTCAGCGAGATCGCGATCGACACCGTCTTCATCGGCTCCTGCACGAATGGCCGGATCGAGGACCTGCGCGCCGCCGCCGCGATCCTGAAGGGCAGGAAGATCGCCGTGAAGCGCGCGATGGTCGTTCCCGGCTCGGGCCTCGTGCGCGCCCAGGCCGAGGAAGAGGGGCTGGCGCAGATCTTCATCGACGCGGGCTTCGAATGGCGTCTGGCGGGCTGCTCGATGTGCCTTGCGATGAACCCCGACCAGCTGTCGCCCGGCGAGCGCTGCGCGGCCACGTCGAACCGCAACTTCGAGGGCCGCCAGGGCCGCGGCGGCCGCACCCACCTGCTGAGCCCCGCCATGGCGGCGGCGGCCGCAATCACCGGGCGGCTGACGGACGTAAGGGAAATGATGTAGCAAGTTCCAAGGATAGGAATCATGGTATTCCACTTCTTGCGCCGTTTCTTGACGAAACAACATGTGAATCGTCATTCCTCAGAGCTCATGGGCTCTGAGGAAGATTCATTGCCCGCATGCTTTCAGTGTCTGACGCCTATTCATAAGGACGCGATTTGGTGCCCGGCATGTCACAGCGCAGCAACGCCGACAGGGTATTGGATCAAAACCCTGACACCGCTTGCTGGTGTTGCGGCACTAGGCTTTGGGGCCCTGGGCCTAGTTTGGTCTGACGGGGATCTAAGAAGTGTCACGGTGAATGCCGCGTATGTTAAAACTCGGAATGAACTTCCAATAGTCGAAGTCAGCTTGCTGAATGATGGATTGCGACCATTGGGTTTGCGAGATGCATTCTCAATCTATGCAACGAAGGTAAGCGAAAATCATGTTCAAACATATGAGTTTGACCTGCGAACACCAATCTCAAATGTCGTACTTTCGGTAGAAGAAGAAGACTCGTTTGAAATTTTCATCCCAGAAAGTCGAAATGAGATAAGGTACGTGAACAAACCAAAGACCTTCTGGACGAGGCTGTGGAACGAAGAACAAGACCAGTGCGTCTTGAGCATTGCCGAGAACGCACAAGACCGTGACTCGGATCGCGAAACCGTGGTTCTTGATAGCCCAGACTGCGCAATCCTGCTTCAGCACATGTCAGAAATGACGGGAGAATAAAACCATGGACAAATTCACCACCCTGACCGGCATCGCGGCGCCCATGCCCTTGGTCAACATCGACACCGACATGATCATCCCCAAGCAGTTCCTGAAGACCATCCAGCGGTCGGGCCTGGGCAAGAACCTGTTCGACGAGATGCGCTATGCCCAGGACGGCACCGAGAACCCCGATTTCGTGCTGAACCAGCCGCAATACCGGCAGGCCGAGATCATCGTGGCGGGCGACAACTTCGGCTGCGGGTCGTCGCGCGAACACGCGCCCTGGGCGCTCCTGGATTTTGGCATCCGCTGCGTGATCTCGACCAGCTTTGCCGACATCTTCTACCAGAACTGCTTCAAGAACGGCATCCTGCCGGTGATCCTGCCGAAAGAGGCGGTGGACCACCTGATGGACGACGCGACGAAGGGGGCGAATGCCCGCATCACCGTGGACCTTGAGGCCCAGACCGTCACGGCCGCCGATGGCACGACCTTCGCCTTCGACGTCGACCCGTTCAAGAAGCACTGCATGATGAACGGCCTCGATGACATCGGCCTGACGATGGAAAAGGGCGCGGCGATCGACGCCTACGAGGCACGGGCCGCCACCCTGATGCCCTGGGCCTGACGGCCGCCGACCTGTCAACATCTTGTGCCGCGCTCGCCCGAACGGCGGGCGCGGCCCGTTTTTTCCCGCAGGATTGATGCAACTTCGCGACACATTCACCGCGAAACCGCCACAAATCCAAGGCTTTGTTTCCGGGACTGTTGCGACCGTTCCGGAAAGAAGGCAACAATTGGGCAAGATTGAGGCAGCCCGCCACAAATGGCGGATCAACATCGGAACAACGGGGCGGCTACGCATCGTCCCCGGTCCGGGCGAGGAATGGGTGGCGATGCTGAGCCAGGTGGCAGGCGCAGCCGTGCGGGCAATTCTGGTCATGGTGCTGATCGCCATGCCCTCGGTGCTGCTGCCCGGCACCGGGGCCGATGGTCGGCAGATGGCCGCGCTGGTCGCGGTGATCGCGGGCGCGCTGACCTTCATCGAGTATTCCGCGTCCTACCCCGTCCTGGTCGAGTTCCGCGATGCCCCGCCCTACAACCGCATCCGCTACGGCATGCTGTTCGCCATGGTCTTCGTGCTGTCGCTGGCGCTGCGCGATTCCGGCACCGCATCGACGCTGGGCGCGCTGCTGGGGGTGATCGCGCAGCTTTGCGGCCTGGCGCTCGATTTCCCCTACAGCCCGGTCCGGCTGGTCACCATCCTGCTGTCGCACGGTGCCCCGCCCGAGGTGGCGCCGATGGTGCGCGCCGCCGCCGGGGCGGCCTACATGATCGCGCTTCTGTCGCTGGTGGCCTTTGTCGCGGTGCTGCGGCTGAACGCCTGGCCTTTCGGCAAGGGGGCGTTCAACGTCTGGGTCAACCTGCCCACCTTCGACCCCACGGCGGGCGGCGACGTCGTGGCGCGGCTGGAACGCGACGCCCGCATCAACCTGGCGCTCGGGTTCCTGCTGCCCTTCGTGATCCCCGCCGTGGTCAAGGCCGGGGGCATGGGCCTTGGCGCCATCGACATGTCCGCACCGCAAACCCTTGTCTGGATGATCGCCGCATGGGCCTTCCTGCCTGCCTCGCTGTTCATGCGCGGCATCGCCATGGCGCGCGTCGCCGCGATGATCCGCGAGCGGCGGCGCCAGGGCGTGTCGCCCACCGCGCCCGGCTACGTCGCGGCCTGATCGCCGCGCTGGCGGCGCTGGCGCTGGCCGCCGGACCGGCGGCGGCCGAAACCCTGCGCATCGCCGCCTATCACACCGAGATGTCCCGCAAGGGCCCCGGCCTGCTTCTGCACGAACTGACGACCGGCCGCAGCCCGGCCACCGAAGCTGCCATCGCGGCCATCGCGGCCACCGGTGCCGATGCGATCCTGCTGCTCGACGTCGACTTCGACCCCCGGCTGGTCACGCTGGCGGCGCTGGCCGACCGCCTGGCCGGGGCGGGTGCCCCCTACCCCCATCGCTTCGCCCTGCCGCCGAACCGGGGCGTGCCCACCGGGCTTGATCTGGACGGCAACGGCCGCACCGGCGAGCCCGGCGACGCGCAGGGGTTTGGCGCCTATGCCGGACAGGGCGGCATGGCGATCCTGTCGCGCCTGCCGGTCGCGGCGGACGAGGTGCGCGACTGGACCGGTTTTCTCTGGGCCGACCTGCCCGGCGCCGCGCTGCCCGAGGGCATGACACCCGAGGCCCGCGCCATGCAGCGCCTGGCCACCACCAGGTTCTGGGAGGTTCCGCTGGTGCGTCCCGACGGCGGGCGGCTGCGCCTGCTGGCGTTTCACGCGGCACCGCCCGCCTTCGATCGGCGCAACCGCGCCCGCAACCATGACGAAACGGCGTTCTGGCTGCGCCTTCTCGACGGTGCGCTGCCCTTCGCGCCGCCACCGCCGCCGTTCGTGATCCTCGGCAATGCCAATGCCGATCCGCTTGATGGCGACGGCGACAAGGACGCCATCCGCGCCCTGCTGGCCCATCCCGCCCTGCAAGACCCCGCGCCCCTGGGCACCTCCGGCCGGTCCGAGCCCGACCACGCGGGCGACACCGCGCAGGACACCGCGGACTTTGGCCGCGCCCGCGGCTATCCGGGCGCCCTGCGTGTCACCTATGTCCTGCCCTCGGCCGACCTGCGGGTGACCGCGGCAGGCGTGCTCTGGCCGCCCGGGGGCGACCCCCTGGCCGAAACGCTTGCCACGGCAGGGCGTCACCGGCCGGTCTGGGTCGAACTGGGCCGGGACCAGGCCGGGCGACGGTCGGCGCGGGATGCCGGGACAATGCGCATGGGCTCACCCGGCCCGGAAATGAACGAACGGTAAATCCGCGCGCGCAAGCCGCTGGAATCATTGAACCGGATTCCTGTCCCACGATGGGACGCCCCGCCGCCGCTTGACCCCGCCGCCGCGGCCCGCTACGCCGCGTCCGTCCCCCAGTCAGGAGCCCGCCATGGCCAATCCCTCCCTCCTCATCCTCGCCGGCGACGGCATCGGCCCCGAAGTCATGGCCGAGGTGAAGAAGATCATCGGCTGGATGGGTGCCCGGCGCGGCATCACCTTCGATGTCGAGGAAGGCCTGGTCGGCGGTTGCGCCTACGATGCCCATGGCACGCCCCTGACCGACGCGACGATGGCCCGCGCTCAGGCGGTGGACGCGGTGCTGCTGGGCGCGGTGGGCGGGCCGAAGTACGACACGCTCGACTTCAGCGTGAAGCCCGAGCGGGGCCTGCTGCGCCTGCGCAAGGAGATGGACCTCTATTCCAACCTCCGCCCGGCCCAGTGCTTCGACGCGCTGGCGGATTTCTCGTCCCTGAAGAAAGAGGTGGTGGCGGGCCTCGACATCGTGATCATCCGCGAACTGACCAGTGGCGTCTATTTCGGCGAGCCGCGTGGCATCTTCGTCGAAGGCAACGAGCGGGTCGGCATCAACACCCAGCGATACACCGAATCCGAGATCGCCCGCGTGGCGCGTTCGGCCTTCGAACTGGCGCGGCGGCGGTCGAACAAGGTCTGCTCGATGGAGAAGGCCAACGTGATGGAATCGGGCATCCTGTGGCGCGAGGTGGTGCAGGAGATCCATGACAAGGAATACCCCGACGTCCAGTTGTCGCACATGTATGCCGACGCGGGCGCCATGCAGCTGACACGCTGGCCCAAGCAGTTCGACGTCATCGTCACCGACAACCTGTTCGGCGACGTGCTGTCGGACCTGGCCGCGATGCTGACCGGCAGCCTGGGCATGCTGCCCTCGGCCAGCCTCGGGGCGCCGATGGCGAACGGCCGTCCGAAGGCCCTGTACGAACCCGTCCACGGATCGGCCCCCGACATCGCCGGCCAGGGCAAGGCAAACCCGATCGCCTGCATCCTCAGCTTTGCGATGGCGCTGCGCTATTCGTTCGACATGGGGGCCGAGGCGGAGCGGGTCGAGAAGGCGGTGGAAAAGGTGCTGGCCGACGGCCTGCGCACCGCCGACCTGATGGGCCCGGCGGACGGCGTTCCGGTGTCGACCATCCAGATGGGCGACGCGATCGTCGCGGCCCTTGACGCGAGCCTCTGACAGGCCGCGCCGCGTCCGCCGTCCGGGTTGAGCACCGGCGGCGTTTCTGGCAAGTGTCGGGCTGGTGCGGCCACGGGGCCGCACCCGTGACAAGGCAGCAGCAAGGCGAGGGCCCGTTCGATGGGCGGCAGCACGGTCAGGGGCGCGGCCTTCGCGCTGATCTCGTTCGCCATCTTCTCCACCCATGATGTCGTGGTGAAGTTCCTCGGCGGCCAGTATCACGCGATACAGATCATCTTCTTCTCGGTCATGTTCGGCTTTCCGCTGGTGATGCTGATGCTGATCCGCGACCGGACCGACGGCAACCTGCGGCCCAACCATCCGTGGTGGACGGCGCTGCGCACCGCTGCCGCGGTGGTGACCGGTGTGACCGCCTTCTATGCATTCTCGGTGCTGCCGCTGGCGCAGACCTACGCGATCCTGTTTGCGGCGCCGCTGCTGATCACCGTTCTTGCCATTCCGATCCTCGGCGAAAGGGTCGGGGTCCGTCGCGGAGTCGCGGTGCTGGTGGGCATGTGCGGCGTGCTGATCGTGCTGCGCCCGGGGGCCGAACCGCTCAGTCTTGGCCATGCGGCGGCGCTGACGGCGGCGGTCTGTTCGTCGCTTGCCTCGGTGATCGTGCGAAAGATCGGGTCCGAGGAACGGTCGGCGGTGCTGCTGCTCTACCCGATGCTTGCGAACTTCGTCGTGCTGGGGATGGCGCTGCCGTTCGTCTACCACCCCATGCCGGTCGAGCATCTGGGCATGGTGGGGATCATCGCGCTGTTCGGCTTCGTGGCCATGCTGTTCGTCATCGCGGCCTATCGGGCGGCACCCGCCGTGGTGGTGGCGCCGATGCAGTATTCGCAGATGATCTGGGCCGCGATCTTCGGCGCGCTGATCTTCGACGAATCCCCCGACACCTGGACGCTGGTCGGGGCGGCGGTGATCATCGCCTCGGGGGTCTATATCGTGCTGCGCGAAGGCCGCGCGAAAGTGTCGAAGAACACCCCCGTTCTGCAGACGCAGTCGCGCCCGGAAACCGGCATCTGGCCGCGCGTCAGCACGCTGATGGGCCGGTCGGGGCGGCGCGACTGAACCCTTGCAAAGCCCGCGGCTTGGGGATACAGCCCCGCCCACGGTCGGAGCGTAGCGCAGCCTGGTAGCGCACCTGCTTCGGGAGCAGGGGGTCGGAGGTTCGAATCCTCTCGCTCCGACCAATCATCCCGATACCCCGGTAACCACGTCGACGGCGTCCCCAGGACCGCCGGTCAGCCGGTCAGCCGCCTG
Encoded here:
- a CDS encoding endonuclease/exonuclease/phosphatase family protein; amino-acid sequence: MGLPACLAVHARHRHGARRRDDPRAAAPGRVAHRARLRRGLIAALAALALAAGPAAAETLRIAAYHTEMSRKGPGLLLHELTTGRSPATEAAIAAIAATGADAILLLDVDFDPRLVTLAALADRLAGAGAPYPHRFALPPNRGVPTGLDLDGNGRTGEPGDAQGFGAYAGQGGMAILSRLPVAADEVRDWTGFLWADLPGAALPEGMTPEARAMQRLATTRFWEVPLVRPDGGRLRLLAFHAAPPAFDRRNRARNHDETAFWLRLLDGALPFAPPPPPFVILGNANADPLDGDGDKDAIRALLAHPALQDPAPLGTSGRSEPDHAGDTAQDTADFGRARGYPGALRVTYVLPSADLRVTAAGVLWPPGGDPLAETLATAGRHRPVWVELGRDQAGRRSARDAGTMRMGSPGPEMNER
- the leuD gene encoding 3-isopropylmalate dehydratase small subunit, encoding MDKFTTLTGIAAPMPLVNIDTDMIIPKQFLKTIQRSGLGKNLFDEMRYAQDGTENPDFVLNQPQYRQAEIIVAGDNFGCGSSREHAPWALLDFGIRCVISTSFADIFYQNCFKNGILPVILPKEAVDHLMDDATKGANARITVDLEAQTVTAADGTTFAFDVDPFKKHCMMNGLDDIGLTMEKGAAIDAYEARAATLMPWA
- the leuB gene encoding 3-isopropylmalate dehydrogenase, with the protein product MANPSLLILAGDGIGPEVMAEVKKIIGWMGARRGITFDVEEGLVGGCAYDAHGTPLTDATMARAQAVDAVLLGAVGGPKYDTLDFSVKPERGLLRLRKEMDLYSNLRPAQCFDALADFSSLKKEVVAGLDIVIIRELTSGVYFGEPRGIFVEGNERVGINTQRYTESEIARVARSAFELARRRSNKVCSMEKANVMESGILWREVVQEIHDKEYPDVQLSHMYADAGAMQLTRWPKQFDVIVTDNLFGDVLSDLAAMLTGSLGMLPSASLGAPMANGRPKALYEPVHGSAPDIAGQGKANPIACILSFAMALRYSFDMGAEAERVEKAVEKVLADGLRTADLMGPADGVPVSTIQMGDAIVAALDASL
- a CDS encoding DMT family transporter, whose amino-acid sequence is MGGSTVRGAAFALISFAIFSTHDVVVKFLGGQYHAIQIIFFSVMFGFPLVMLMLIRDRTDGNLRPNHPWWTALRTAAAVVTGVTAFYAFSVLPLAQTYAILFAAPLLITVLAIPILGERVGVRRGVAVLVGMCGVLIVLRPGAEPLSLGHAAALTAAVCSSLASVIVRKIGSEERSAVLLLYPMLANFVVLGMALPFVYHPMPVEHLGMVGIIALFGFVAMLFVIAAYRAAPAVVVAPMQYSQMIWAAIFGALIFDESPDTWTLVGAAVIIASGVYIVLREGRAKVSKNTPVLQTQSRPETGIWPRVSTLMGRSGRRD